One genomic window of Trichlorobacter lovleyi includes the following:
- a CDS encoding radical SAM/SPASM domain-containing protein, translating into MSGKRIEAKELRCAKRQPLQEIIPLPAPFVMYIDPTNACNFKCKFCPTSDDELLRSVGRAKKMMSLDMFRKIIGDISGFNCRLKLLSLYKDGEPLLNPNFAEMVRIARRAGIAERIWTKTNGSLLNPELNRDIIDAGLNHICISIEAVSHDGYRDIAAVDIDYSKLLTNIEDLYRHRGDCEIYIKIVDVNLSEEQKSKFYDDFQSICTHIAIEKLMGWSNSGVKDFTLGTAPDTYDGLPFVKKMVCAYPFYVLAVNCDGSVSLCGNDWSQQTVVGSVREKSLSEIWNSEELYQFRVMMLRERHKNAACRECYYLQIVPDNIDEYRDEIQRRLDLARANHGKQ; encoded by the coding sequence ATGAGTGGCAAACGTATCGAAGCAAAAGAACTGAGATGCGCGAAGCGGCAGCCGCTTCAGGAAATTATCCCCCTACCGGCTCCCTTCGTGATGTACATTGACCCGACTAACGCTTGCAACTTCAAGTGCAAATTCTGTCCTACCAGCGACGACGAGTTATTGCGCAGCGTCGGGAGAGCCAAAAAGATGATGTCGCTCGATATGTTCCGCAAGATCATTGGCGACATCAGTGGCTTCAACTGCCGGCTGAAGCTGCTTAGCCTGTACAAGGACGGCGAGCCGTTATTGAACCCGAATTTTGCCGAAATGGTCAGGATCGCCCGCCGCGCCGGTATCGCCGAAAGGATCTGGACCAAAACTAACGGCTCGCTGCTCAATCCGGAACTAAACCGGGACATCATCGACGCCGGTCTCAACCACATCTGCATTTCCATCGAAGCAGTCAGCCACGATGGGTACCGAGACATAGCTGCTGTTGACATCGACTACTCAAAGTTGCTGACCAACATTGAGGATTTATACCGGCACCGCGGCGACTGCGAAATCTACATCAAGATTGTGGATGTAAATCTCTCAGAGGAACAGAAGTCAAAGTTTTACGACGACTTCCAGTCCATCTGTACCCACATAGCGATCGAGAAACTTATGGGCTGGTCAAACTCCGGCGTCAAGGATTTCACTCTAGGGACAGCCCCCGATACCTACGACGGCCTGCCCTTCGTAAAAAAGATGGTTTGCGCCTATCCCTTCTACGTCTTAGCCGTCAACTGTGACGGTAGTGTTTCTCTTTGCGGCAACGACTGGTCTCAACAGACGGTGGTAGGAAGTGTAAGGGAAAAATCTTTGTCCGAGATCTGGAATAGTGAGGAATTGTACCAGTTCAGGGTCATGATGTTGAGAGAACGCCACAAAAACGCCGCATGCAGGGAGTGCTACTATCTGCAGATCGTCCCTGACAACATCGACGAATACCGGGACGAGATCCAGCGCCGCCTGGATCTCGCCAGGGCCAATCATGGAAAACAGTGA
- a CDS encoding SDR family NAD(P)-dependent oxidoreductase codes for MINFDFTGKVVAITGGRRGIGRALVQAFARCGASVAVMAKSEEDGGVLESLGDHAVRCRYYAVDMLDREQRASLMEQVVLDFGTIDILVNNAGLQETASVFDYGLARWDADLELMLTSIFDLSIQAARIMRDRDGGKIINVASISSFQGARNIVGYSTAKHGLVGLTKCLANELACHGINVNAVAPGIVDTDMAVGVFSDPVRAKELSGRVPAGRFATTNDVVQPVLFLASEGSCFIHGHVLLVDGGWMGR; via the coding sequence ATGATTAACTTTGATTTTACAGGCAAGGTTGTCGCCATCACGGGAGGGCGCAGAGGAATCGGGCGCGCACTGGTTCAGGCATTCGCCCGTTGTGGAGCTTCAGTTGCGGTGATGGCCAAGAGCGAAGAGGACGGTGGCGTGCTGGAGTCGTTGGGCGACCACGCCGTCAGGTGCAGATACTATGCGGTCGACATGCTGGACCGGGAGCAAAGGGCTAGCCTCATGGAGCAGGTGGTGTTAGATTTTGGCACCATCGACATTCTGGTCAACAACGCGGGACTCCAAGAGACCGCCTCGGTATTCGACTATGGCCTAGCCAGGTGGGACGCCGATCTAGAGCTAATGCTTACCTCGATATTTGATCTCTCCATACAGGCTGCCCGCATCATGCGCGACCGCGATGGCGGCAAAATCATCAACGTCGCCTCGATTAGCAGCTTCCAAGGCGCCAGGAACATCGTCGGCTATTCGACAGCCAAACACGGCTTGGTCGGTCTAACCAAGTGTCTTGCCAATGAATTGGCCTGTCATGGTATCAACGTCAACGCGGTAGCTCCTGGCATTGTCGATACTGATATGGCGGTTGGGGTATTCAGCGATCCGGTTCGGGCAAAGGAACTCTCGGGCAGAGTGCCTGCAGGACGTTTTGCCACGACCAACGACGTCGTGCAACCGGTGCTCTTCCTTGCCTCAGAAGGGAGCTGTTTCATCCACGGCCACGTCTTGCTGGTGGACGGCGGTTGGATGGGACGCTAG
- a CDS encoding thiamine pyrophosphate-binding protein, whose protein sequence is MIRVADYIMERLAQFGIKDIFMITGGGAMHLNDAAGRRLQYFCNHHEQASAIAAEGYARVSGKPAVVLVTTGPGGLNTLTGVMGQWTDSVPVIYISGQVKFETTIRSCPELGLRQLGDQEVNIVEIVRPLTKFATCVIDPNQIRTALEQAWYAATTGRPGPVWLDIPMDVQGALVDLGTLAGYIPEEGTIYDAEAAAAAVPKVFNLLEKAQRPVVVAGHGVRISGAQEIFLDVAQLLHIPILTTFNGFDLVPSDNPLYVGRIGTIGDRAGNFALQNADVIFYLGTRNNIRQVSYGWGSVGRAATKIVVDIDAAELVKPTLAADLKIHTDVKFLLERLRAELMRSKPKIRSEWLAKCLDWKERFPVVLAAEKYPLTPVHPYLFAKILSEELGENAVVVTSNATANIVYFQGGVVKRGQRAIWNSGCASMGYDIPAAIGACLANQRQPVVCLAGDGSIMMNLQELSTIVYYRLPIAIFVFNNFGYVSIRQTQSNFFGKLHGCDEATGVGFPDIPALATAFGMKTARIEENLGMREKIRGVLATGGPVLCEIVLNPDHAIEPKLSSTRLPDGKMISNPLEDMSPLLDREEFKKNMIVAPQTDG, encoded by the coding sequence ATGATCAGGGTCGCCGACTACATCATGGAGCGCCTCGCTCAGTTCGGAATCAAGGATATCTTCATGATAACCGGGGGCGGTGCCATGCATCTCAATGACGCAGCGGGTCGCCGGTTGCAGTATTTCTGCAATCATCATGAGCAGGCATCGGCAATTGCTGCTGAGGGTTACGCTAGAGTTTCAGGTAAGCCGGCTGTAGTTTTGGTTACCACCGGACCAGGGGGACTGAATACGCTTACCGGTGTCATGGGTCAATGGACTGACTCCGTTCCTGTGATCTATATATCGGGGCAAGTTAAATTTGAAACTACAATACGTTCCTGCCCGGAGCTTGGCCTGCGGCAACTTGGTGACCAGGAAGTGAATATTGTTGAGATTGTACGCCCGCTTACTAAGTTTGCCACCTGCGTCATCGACCCAAACCAGATCAGGACCGCCTTGGAGCAAGCGTGGTACGCCGCCACAACAGGTCGTCCAGGTCCGGTGTGGCTGGACATTCCGATGGATGTACAGGGGGCGCTAGTGGACCTGGGCACATTGGCCGGTTACATCCCGGAGGAAGGCACGATCTACGATGCCGAAGCTGCTGCAGCTGCGGTCCCCAAAGTCTTCAATCTGCTTGAGAAGGCCCAGCGTCCGGTGGTGGTGGCAGGACACGGCGTCCGCATCTCGGGAGCGCAGGAGATCTTCCTTGATGTGGCACAGCTACTTCATATCCCGATCCTGACCACCTTCAACGGCTTCGACTTGGTTCCCAGCGATAACCCGCTCTACGTGGGGCGCATCGGCACCATCGGCGACCGAGCAGGCAACTTCGCACTGCAAAACGCCGACGTTATTTTCTACCTTGGTACCCGCAACAACATACGTCAGGTGAGCTATGGCTGGGGGAGTGTCGGCCGGGCCGCTACAAAGATAGTGGTCGACATCGACGCGGCGGAGTTGGTAAAGCCAACCCTTGCCGCCGATCTGAAGATCCATACCGATGTCAAATTCCTTCTTGAACGGTTAAGGGCTGAGCTTATGAGGAGTAAGCCTAAGATTCGTTCAGAGTGGCTGGCCAAGTGCCTTGACTGGAAAGAACGCTTTCCGGTGGTGCTGGCAGCCGAAAAATATCCGCTGACCCCGGTGCATCCCTACCTTTTTGCCAAGATACTTTCAGAAGAGCTCGGCGAAAACGCCGTGGTCGTGACGTCGAACGCGACTGCCAACATCGTCTACTTTCAAGGCGGGGTTGTAAAGAGGGGACAGCGCGCCATCTGGAACTCGGGATGCGCTTCCATGGGCTATGACATCCCGGCAGCCATTGGCGCCTGTCTGGCCAACCAAAGGCAGCCGGTCGTCTGTCTGGCTGGTGACGGCAGCATCATGATGAACCTTCAGGAGCTTTCAACCATTGTCTACTATCGGCTGCCCATTGCCATCTTCGTCTTCAACAACTTCGGCTACGTTTCCATCCGGCAGACACAGTCAAACTTTTTCGGGAAGCTTCATGGCTGCGACGAAGCCACCGGAGTTGGTTTTCCCGATATCCCGGCATTGGCTACAGCCTTTGGCATGAAGACCGCGCGCATTGAGGAGAATTTAGGGATGCGGGAGAAGATTAGGGGAGTGCTTGCGACCGGCGGACCTGTCCTCTGTGAGATCGTCCTCAACCCGGACCATGCCATCGAGCCGAAACTCTCGTCCACGCGGCTCCCCGACGGTAAAATGATCTCCAATCCACTGGAGGATATGTCGCCTCTGCTGGATCGCGAGGAGTTTAAAAAGAATATGATCGTAGCGCCGCAAACGGATGGGTAA
- a CDS encoding N-acetylneuraminate synthase family protein, which translates to MNRNIFEDLFVLEMANNHWGNLARGMKIISEFAQVVRFNNIRGAIKLQFRDVDSFIHKDFIGRDDIRYIKKTLDTRMEKENYAAFVQAIRQNSCIPMATPFDEQSVQLCVELGIQIIKIASSDISDWILIEAIAATRKPVIVSTGGTSLKDIDDLVSFFEKRNIPLAINHCVSLYPSEDHELELNQIDFLKSRYPDNTIGFSSHEYHDWNDSILVAYAKGARTFERHVDIDDGTVAVSPYCSLPHQIDQWFKAFNKAKEICGGPGVQKRIVPEREKKYLDALVRGVYAKRDLPEGHVLHDDDVYLAIPLQKGQISCRELMRGEVLLKAVEKDTPVMIDTIDSPYANHEELKKLIYGRGL; encoded by the coding sequence ATGAATAGAAACATTTTTGAAGATCTGTTTGTCTTGGAGATGGCCAACAACCATTGGGGCAATCTGGCGCGTGGCATGAAAATTATTTCGGAGTTCGCACAAGTAGTGCGCTTCAACAATATCCGTGGCGCCATCAAACTCCAGTTCAGAGACGTTGATAGCTTCATTCACAAGGACTTCATCGGGCGTGATGACATCCGCTACATCAAGAAAACGCTGGACACACGTATGGAGAAGGAAAACTATGCCGCCTTCGTCCAGGCTATCCGGCAGAATAGCTGCATCCCCATGGCTACCCCCTTTGATGAACAATCAGTGCAATTATGTGTGGAATTGGGGATTCAGATCATCAAGATCGCCAGTTCGGACATCAGTGACTGGATACTGATCGAAGCCATCGCGGCCACCCGCAAACCGGTCATCGTATCGACCGGTGGAACCTCACTCAAGGACATCGACGACCTCGTCTCCTTCTTCGAAAAACGCAATATTCCGCTCGCCATCAACCATTGTGTTTCTCTTTATCCCAGCGAGGACCACGAATTGGAGCTGAACCAGATTGATTTCCTGAAGAGCCGCTATCCTGACAACACTATTGGTTTCTCCAGCCACGAGTACCACGATTGGAACGACTCCATACTGGTTGCCTATGCAAAGGGGGCAAGGACCTTTGAACGCCACGTCGACATCGACGACGGCACCGTAGCGGTCAGCCCCTACTGCTCGCTGCCACACCAGATTGACCAGTGGTTCAAAGCATTCAACAAGGCCAAGGAAATTTGCGGCGGCCCCGGTGTTCAGAAACGCATCGTGCCGGAGCGAGAGAAAAAATACCTCGACGCACTGGTGCGCGGCGTCTACGCGAAACGCGACCTGCCTGAAGGCCATGTCCTGCACGACGACGATGTCTATCTGGCTATACCGCTCCAGAAAGGCCAGATATCCTGCCGTGAGTTGATGCGCGGCGAGGTACTGCTCAAGGCGGTTGAGAAGGATACTCCGGTGATGATAGACACCATCGACAGCCCTTATGCCAACCATGAGGAACTCAAGAAACTAATTTACGGCCGGGGGCTCTAG
- a CDS encoding NAD-dependent epimerase/dehydratase family protein, protein MKILVTGASGFLGKNLVEHLTQAHEVATPTRQELDLLDECLVRCYLKANSFDAIIHAAGKPGHRNAADPTGVFWADTRMYFVLMHSREYFGRLLIAGSGGIYDLRKYRPKMKEDEWHHHIPADEHGFFRYVTAHHIVASPGVVDLRLFGVFGKYEDYAIRFISNAICKTLFDLPITIKQNRNFDYLYVRDLFPVVDHFLYHDARSREYNVTPDTPISLKELAELILAVSGKKLPVVIFQEGMGSEYSGDNSRLKEELPGLQFTELTDAVAELYQWYSDNKASIDRSKLIVDK, encoded by the coding sequence ATGAAGATTCTGGTAACCGGCGCATCAGGCTTTTTAGGGAAGAACCTAGTTGAACATTTGACTCAGGCGCATGAGGTGGCAACACCCACGCGGCAGGAGCTTGATCTCCTTGACGAGTGTTTGGTGCGGTGCTACCTCAAGGCCAACTCTTTTGATGCGATCATCCATGCCGCTGGAAAACCTGGACACCGCAATGCCGCTGACCCCACTGGTGTCTTTTGGGCAGACACGCGGATGTACTTCGTTTTAATGCACAGCCGGGAGTATTTTGGGAGGCTGTTGATCGCTGGTTCCGGCGGTATCTATGATCTGCGAAAATACCGTCCGAAGATGAAGGAAGATGAGTGGCACCACCATATCCCTGCCGATGAGCACGGCTTCTTTCGCTACGTGACAGCCCATCATATTGTCGCTTCGCCCGGCGTGGTGGACCTTAGACTGTTCGGTGTTTTTGGCAAGTACGAGGACTATGCTATCCGCTTTATCTCGAATGCGATCTGTAAGACGCTTTTCGACCTCCCGATCACCATAAAGCAGAACCGGAACTTTGATTACCTCTACGTCCGTGACCTTTTCCCGGTGGTGGACCACTTTCTGTACCACGATGCTCGGTCCAGGGAATACAATGTTACGCCGGACACCCCCATTTCACTCAAGGAGTTAGCCGAACTAATCCTCGCCGTGTCGGGGAAAAAATTGCCGGTAGTGATATTCCAAGAAGGGATGGGGTCAGAGTATAGCGGGGACAACAGTCGCCTGAAAGAGGAGTTACCGGGGTTGCAATTCACTGAACTTACTGATGCAGTTGCCGAGCTCTACCAATGGTACAGCGATAACAAAGCTTCGATCGACAGATCAAAACTTATTGTAGACAAATAA
- the rfbH gene encoding lipopolysaccharide biosynthesis protein RfbH: protein MNIKQEKDLRAKAVEAALSYYRARHAASTAFQPGDRIPYAGRVFDESEIANLIDASLDFWLTAGRYAQRFEKELATYLGTAHCSLVNSGSSANLLAFMALTSPRLGERRIYRGDEVITVAAGFPTTVAPIIQYGAVPVFVDVELPTANIDCHQLETALSSRTKAVMLAHTLGNPFDLQRVKAFCDRHDLWLIEDNCDALGSRYLIDGQWRQTGTVGHLGTSSFYPPHHMTMGEGGAVYTNDPLLSRLVESFRDWGRDCWCPSGKDDTCGTRFDRQFGELPVGYDHKYVYSHFGYNLKATDLQAAIGCAQLEKLPSFVEARRRNWHQLRESLRGLEESLILPEPAPNSDPSWFGFLMTVRDGARFTRDQVVEHLEKNGLQTRMLFAGNLIKHPCFDEMRNSGTGYRSVGHLRNTDKIMRNSFWVGVYPGMTGDVLEYMADLICTFARP, encoded by the coding sequence ATGAACATCAAACAGGAAAAAGATCTCCGGGCGAAGGCTGTTGAAGCGGCACTCTCCTACTACCGTGCCCGGCATGCTGCCTCCACCGCTTTCCAGCCCGGCGACCGCATCCCCTATGCCGGTCGGGTCTTTGATGAAAGCGAAATTGCTAACCTGATCGATGCCTCGCTTGATTTCTGGCTTACCGCCGGGCGCTACGCTCAGCGCTTCGAGAAGGAGTTAGCAACGTACCTAGGGACGGCGCACTGCTCTCTGGTCAATTCAGGTTCCTCGGCCAATCTGCTCGCTTTTATGGCACTAACCTCTCCCAGGCTTGGGGAGCGCCGCATCTATCGGGGCGATGAGGTGATCACGGTGGCGGCCGGTTTTCCGACAACGGTGGCGCCTATCATCCAGTACGGAGCGGTTCCCGTCTTCGTAGATGTCGAACTCCCCACTGCCAACATCGATTGTCACCAACTCGAGACGGCACTTTCTTCGCGCACCAAGGCTGTGATGCTGGCACACACCCTCGGTAACCCGTTCGACCTACAGCGGGTGAAGGCCTTTTGCGACCGTCATGACCTTTGGCTGATCGAAGACAACTGTGATGCCCTCGGTTCGCGCTACCTGATTGACGGGCAATGGCGCCAAACCGGAACCGTCGGTCATCTTGGCACCTCGAGTTTCTACCCTCCCCATCACATGACCATGGGCGAAGGAGGAGCGGTTTATACCAACGATCCCTTGTTAAGCAGACTCGTAGAATCCTTCAGGGACTGGGGGCGCGACTGCTGGTGCCCCTCCGGCAAGGACGACACCTGCGGCACGAGATTCGACCGGCAGTTCGGCGAACTCCCGGTCGGCTATGATCACAAATATGTCTACTCACATTTTGGCTACAACCTCAAGGCGACTGACCTGCAAGCAGCTATAGGATGTGCGCAGTTGGAGAAACTACCAAGCTTCGTCGAAGCACGCCGGCGCAACTGGCACCAGCTTCGTGAAAGTTTGAGGGGACTGGAGGAGAGCCTGATACTTCCAGAGCCGGCACCAAACAGCGATCCCTCCTGGTTCGGGTTCCTGATGACGGTCCGCGACGGTGCCCGCTTTACCCGCGACCAAGTCGTGGAGCACCTCGAGAAAAACGGCTTACAAACCAGAATGCTCTTCGCCGGCAACCTCATCAAGCACCCCTGCTTCGATGAGATGCGCAACAGCGGGACAGGATACCGCTCGGTCGGTCACCTGAGAAATACCGACAAGATCATGAGAAACAGCTTCTGGGTTGGCGTCTATCCGGGGATGACCGGCGATGTTCTCGAATACATGGCTGATCTGATTTGTACTTTTGCAAGGCCATGA
- the rfbG gene encoding CDP-glucose 4,6-dehydratase: MNTFWKGKSVLITGHTGFKGAWLSIWLHAMGAKITGFALDPPTEPSLFRLAGLDRLIDSFKGDVRDGVRLQQVLVQAKPEIVFHLAALPIVRESYLMPVETYATNMMGTVNLLEAVRWVPSIRAVVNVTSDKCYKNVGNDHAFREDERLGGYDPYSNSKACSELITASWRSSFFNPEKYAEHRVAIATARAGNVIGGGDWATDRLIPDCIRALLDGKPVRIRNPHAIRPWQHVLEPLSGYLMLAQRLYEDGCDFGSGWNFGPFGDDAKPVRWIVETLCEKWGGAVGFEIDSGAHPHETGYLRLDIGKAQTLLGWQPCWNLETALDAIVDWMQVWRSGGDMLARSLAQIERNETDRKRQAHSVDANVEREMPSLMEA, encoded by the coding sequence ATGAACACATTCTGGAAAGGAAAATCAGTCTTAATCACCGGGCATACCGGTTTCAAGGGCGCTTGGCTATCTATCTGGCTTCATGCCATGGGCGCCAAAATCACCGGATTCGCCCTCGATCCGCCCACCGAGCCGAGCCTGTTCCGCCTTGCCGGCTTAGACCGGCTGATTGATTCGTTTAAAGGGGATGTTCGGGACGGCGTCCGGTTGCAACAGGTCCTCGTTCAGGCCAAGCCTGAGATTGTCTTTCACCTCGCGGCCCTCCCTATCGTCCGTGAATCGTACCTGATGCCCGTGGAAACATACGCCACCAACATGATGGGAACGGTCAACCTCCTGGAGGCGGTCCGCTGGGTTCCCTCAATCCGTGCAGTTGTCAACGTTACCTCAGACAAGTGCTATAAGAATGTTGGTAACGATCACGCATTCCGAGAGGACGAGCGGCTCGGGGGGTATGATCCGTACTCCAACAGCAAGGCGTGCTCGGAGCTCATTACAGCAAGTTGGCGTTCCTCCTTTTTTAATCCCGAAAAATATGCCGAGCATCGGGTAGCAATCGCAACTGCCAGGGCCGGCAACGTGATCGGAGGGGGAGATTGGGCAACGGACCGTCTCATTCCTGACTGCATCAGGGCTCTGCTGGATGGCAAACCGGTTCGCATCCGGAATCCTCATGCTATTCGGCCCTGGCAGCATGTACTGGAGCCCCTGTCTGGCTATCTTATGCTGGCCCAACGTTTGTATGAAGACGGCTGCGATTTTGGTAGCGGTTGGAACTTCGGCCCCTTCGGTGACGATGCTAAGCCGGTCCGATGGATTGTCGAGACACTCTGTGAAAAATGGGGCGGAGCTGTTGGTTTTGAAATCGATTCAGGCGCTCACCCCCACGAGACGGGATACCTCCGGCTCGATATCGGGAAGGCGCAGACCCTGCTCGGCTGGCAGCCCTGCTGGAATCTCGAGACCGCACTCGATGCCATCGTCGACTGGATGCAGGTCTGGCGGTCGGGTGGAGATATGCTAGCGCGGTCGTTGGCCCAGATCGAACGCAATGAAACGGACCGGAAACGGCAGGCACATTCCGTCGATGCGAACGTTGAGCGGGAAATGCCCTCACTGATGGAGGCCTGA
- the rfbF gene encoding glucose-1-phosphate cytidylyltransferase has product MKVVILAGGLGTRISEESHLKPKPMIEIGENPILWHIMKIYSHYGFNDFTICLGYKGYVIKEYFANYFLHNSDVTFDLGQNSMKIHDSAAEPWKVTLVDTGLTTPTGGRLKRIRQYLGNETFLMTYGDGVANVNINKLLEFHRGHGRHATITAVQPPGRFGALAFEGHGDVVSNFQEKPQGDGSWINGGFFVLEPQVLDYIASDDILWEKEPLSELSRDGQLMAFRHVGFWKPMDTLRDKVDLEEQWRTGDAKWKVW; this is encoded by the coding sequence ATGAAAGTAGTCATACTTGCAGGTGGCTTAGGGACGCGTATAAGCGAAGAATCACATTTAAAGCCTAAGCCGATGATTGAAATCGGAGAAAATCCTATTCTTTGGCATATCATGAAGATCTACTCCCACTACGGGTTCAATGATTTCACAATTTGCCTCGGTTACAAGGGGTATGTCATTAAAGAGTATTTTGCCAACTATTTTTTACATAATTCGGATGTTACGTTTGATTTGGGCCAAAACAGTATGAAGATTCATGATTCAGCTGCTGAGCCTTGGAAAGTCACTCTGGTTGATACTGGCCTAACGACTCCGACCGGGGGGCGCTTGAAACGCATTCGCCAATATCTGGGAAATGAGACGTTTTTGATGACTTATGGTGATGGTGTTGCCAATGTTAATATCAACAAACTTTTGGAATTCCACAGGGGACATGGCAGGCATGCTACCATAACAGCTGTGCAGCCTCCCGGTCGTTTTGGAGCATTGGCGTTTGAGGGACATGGGGATGTAGTCAGTAATTTTCAAGAAAAACCGCAAGGGGATGGTTCTTGGATCAATGGCGGCTTCTTCGTGTTAGAGCCGCAAGTGCTCGACTACATTGCCTCGGATGATATCCTCTGGGAGAAAGAACCGCTCTCGGAGCTCTCTCGTGACGGGCAACTGATGGCCTTCCGGCACGTGGGGTTCTGGAAGCCGATGGATACTTTGCGTGATAAGGTGGATCTCGAAGAACAATGGCGCACTGGAGATGCAAAGTGGAAAGTGTGGTAG
- a CDS encoding ABC transporter ATP-binding protein, producing the protein MSSNPIISLSNVWKKYSKQSVLNNSLREELISFLTGKKCYEELSDGEFWALKDICLYAGKGACIGLAGHNGSGKSTILKLISNVTYPTRGDIVIKGRVAPLIELGAGMHPDLSGIENIYMNGTILGLTIRELKKNIGSIVEFSGLDDFINVPVKKYSSGMYLRLAFSIAVHSPADIFLFDEVLAVGDEEFQARCLKRIESIRSNNGTILVVSHDHASLTRICDNIITLDHGIALTGVLV; encoded by the coding sequence ATGTCATCTAACCCAATAATATCTTTGTCAAATGTCTGGAAAAAGTATTCCAAGCAGTCGGTTTTAAATAACTCGCTACGTGAGGAGCTTATTTCGTTCTTGACAGGAAAAAAGTGTTATGAAGAACTTTCAGATGGCGAGTTCTGGGCTTTAAAGGATATATGTCTCTATGCTGGAAAGGGCGCTTGTATTGGGCTTGCTGGGCATAACGGCTCCGGGAAAAGTACCATATTGAAGCTTATTTCCAATGTCACCTATCCAACAAGGGGTGACATTGTGATAAAAGGAAGGGTGGCTCCATTAATTGAGCTTGGTGCAGGCATGCATCCTGACCTGAGCGGCATTGAAAACATCTACATGAACGGGACAATTTTAGGACTCACCATTCGAGAGTTAAAAAAGAATATTGGCAGCATAGTGGAGTTTTCAGGCCTTGATGACTTTATCAACGTACCGGTCAAGAAGTATTCATCTGGAATGTACCTTCGCTTGGCCTTCTCTATTGCCGTTCACAGCCCGGCAGATATCTTTCTCTTTGATGAAGTTCTGGCTGTGGGTGATGAGGAGTTTCAAGCACGTTGCCTCAAGCGCATTGAGTCTATCAGGTCAAATAATGGGACAATTTTGGTTGTAAGTCATGACCATGCATCACTTACGCGAATTTGTGACAACATCATAACCCTTGATCATGGCATCGCATTGACGGGAGTTTTAGTATGA
- a CDS encoding ABC transporter permease: MKWRLYAYKDLLLVFIWREFLIRYKQTSIGVLWAILQPVSLMLLFTFIFGVVLQTTPKAYPYTLFYFAGVLPWTFFSGASNFAVTSLSGNFNLVTKIYFPREIIPFSGVAINFIDYLIGFCVYFLMLIVYQVPISWNMLWILPLQGMLVIYTTSISLLLAALNVYYRDVKLVTTFLIQFLFFATPVIYSIDSVDNKWKMFLFLNPLTFIVENMRRVTIEGRGVILWQLGIELAGVFLLYIVVYKIFIRIERAFADVI, from the coding sequence ATGAAGTGGCGGCTTTATGCATATAAAGACCTTTTGCTTGTCTTCATCTGGCGAGAGTTCCTGATCCGCTACAAACAGACCTCTATCGGTGTGCTGTGGGCCATCTTACAGCCGGTTAGCTTAATGTTGTTGTTTACATTCATCTTTGGTGTGGTGCTACAGACCACGCCAAAAGCGTATCCGTACACTCTATTTTATTTTGCCGGTGTACTTCCTTGGACCTTTTTTTCAGGAGCGTCAAACTTTGCAGTTACCAGTCTTTCTGGTAACTTTAATCTTGTAACAAAAATATATTTCCCCCGCGAAATAATTCCATTTTCTGGCGTAGCAATCAACTTTATAGACTATCTGATAGGTTTCTGTGTTTATTTTTTGATGCTGATAGTTTATCAAGTCCCAATTAGTTGGAATATGCTTTGGATACTTCCCTTGCAGGGTATGCTGGTTATCTATACTACTTCAATTTCTCTGTTACTAGCCGCACTCAATGTCTACTACCGTGATGTCAAACTTGTAACCACTTTTTTAATTCAGTTTTTGTTTTTTGCTACACCAGTAATTTATTCTATTGATTCTGTCGATAACAAATGGAAGATGTTTCTATTTCTTAACCCTCTAACTTTTATCGTTGAAAATATGCGGCGTGTTACCATCGAAGGGCGTGGAGTTATCCTTTGGCAACTTGGGATTGAACTGGCTGGGGTGTTTTTGCTGTATATTGTTGTATATAAAATTTTTATCCGTATTGAGCGAGCCTTTGCCGATGTCATCTAA